Proteins encoded within one genomic window of Methanothrix harundinacea 6Ac:
- a CDS encoding ABC transporter ATP-binding protein produces MPLVEVKGLEKRYRVGEMEVPVLRGIDLEIEEGDFVALMGPSGCGKSTFMNILGCLDRPSDGTILLQGRDLGRLSDRDLARIRRDEIGFVFQRFHLIGRISNLMNVELPMTFKELPKEERRDRAKELLEAVGLGGRLGFSPTNLSGGERQRVAIARALANDPSVILADEPTGNLDQKSRREIIEIMKGLNREGRTIIMVTHDAETTESCSRVIWMRDGRIQEGAS; encoded by the coding sequence ATGCCCCTGGTAGAGGTGAAGGGCCTGGAGAAGAGGTACAGGGTCGGGGAGATGGAGGTTCCGGTCCTCCGGGGGATCGACCTTGAGATCGAGGAGGGGGATTTTGTGGCCCTGATGGGCCCCTCAGGCTGCGGAAAGAGCACCTTCATGAACATCCTGGGATGCCTCGACCGCCCCTCGGATGGGACGATCCTTCTGCAGGGCCGGGACCTGGGGAGGCTATCCGACCGAGATCTGGCCAGGATAAGAAGAGACGAGATCGGGTTCGTCTTCCAGAGGTTCCACCTCATCGGGAGGATCTCGAACCTCATGAACGTCGAGCTCCCCATGACCTTCAAAGAGCTGCCTAAGGAGGAGAGGAGAGATCGAGCAAAGGAGCTCCTGGAGGCGGTGGGGCTCGGAGGCCGCCTCGGCTTCAGCCCCACCAACCTCTCCGGCGGGGAAAGGCAGAGGGTGGCGATCGCCAGGGCTCTAGCCAACGATCCCTCCGTGATCCTCGCCGATGAACCGACGGGAAACCTCGATCAGAAGAGCAGAAGGGAGATCATCGAGATCATGAAGGGGCTCAATAGAGAAGGTCGGACGATTATCATGGTAACCCACGACGCAGAAACGACGGAGTCCTGCAGCCGCGTCATCTGGATGAGAGACGGCCGT
- a CDS encoding cation diffusion facilitator family transporter codes for MRRLTLIGVVINLALTFMEFVAGIVGNSQAVVADAVHSLSDTVTGVAVLVGVRFWSRPPDECHPHGHRRIEFLVTIFIGLILAAVALGIGYNALATLHDPQRKPPGAVAFFAAVVMIFTKEFLYQWTISVGKEIRSPALIASAWHHRSDALSSIPAAAAVAGAAIVPGLSFLDHLGAIVISAFILQVAWKIIRPSLEQLVDLGAPEEIRRGIEQLASATPGVEEVHAIRTRHIGSGIEVDLHVLVDPRLTVEEGHEISEEVKRRLIEYVSDVVDVVVHLEPYGDEKEGRGRV; via the coding sequence GTGAGGAGGTTAACCCTCATCGGCGTCGTGATAAACCTGGCCCTCACGTTCATGGAGTTTGTGGCGGGGATAGTCGGAAACAGCCAGGCGGTGGTGGCGGACGCAGTCCACAGCCTCTCCGACACCGTCACGGGCGTTGCGGTCCTCGTGGGGGTGAGGTTCTGGTCGAGGCCGCCGGACGAATGCCATCCTCACGGCCATCGGAGGATCGAGTTTCTGGTGACCATATTCATCGGCCTCATCCTGGCAGCCGTCGCCCTGGGGATCGGCTACAACGCCCTCGCAACCCTCCATGATCCTCAACGAAAACCCCCCGGAGCCGTCGCCTTCTTCGCCGCAGTCGTGATGATCTTCACAAAGGAGTTCCTATACCAATGGACCATCTCGGTGGGAAAAGAGATAAGATCGCCGGCCCTAATCGCCAGCGCCTGGCACCATCGATCCGACGCCCTCAGCTCCATACCAGCGGCAGCAGCCGTCGCCGGGGCGGCCATCGTACCAGGCCTCTCCTTCCTCGACCACCTGGGGGCGATCGTCATCTCTGCCTTCATCCTCCAGGTAGCCTGGAAGATCATCCGGCCATCTTTGGAGCAGCTCGTCGACCTCGGGGCACCCGAGGAGATCCGTCGCGGGATCGAGCAGCTGGCGAGCGCCACCCCCGGAGTCGAGGAGGTCCACGCCATCAGGACCCGGCACATCGGCTCCGGGATCGAGGTAGACCTCCACGTCCTGGTAGACCCGAGGCTCACCGTCGAGGAGGGGCACGAGATCTCCGAGGAGGTGAAGCGGAGGCTCATCGAGTACGTCTCCGACGTGGTCGACGTCGTCGTCCATCTGGAGCCCTACGGCGATGAGAAGGAGGGGCGAGGCCGGGTATGA
- a CDS encoding TIGR00341 family protein, with the protein MILRWIEMVIPEKERPGLERVLTRGGLEIMGIWIEPVLGIWERPVMGVWMRSFDERMILVRILVPAENSEAVINMLDARFRRNDGYRMVVLPVTASLPRPPIDEAERREPAPKEKNKKGSQRIGREELYAEVASVGVSRVYVFMVILSSIVAAFGVLKNNVAVIIGAMVIAPLLLPNVSFSLATILGDRGLAVRALKANVVGVGTAIAFSYLLGTFLPVDPEIPEIASRTGVGLGEVALALASGSAGALAFTTGVSATLIGVMVAVALLPPLVAFGLLMGSGHESLAWGAMLLFIANFISVNLSGVATFLAQGIRPSKWSEARRAKRASIVAMVLWLIMLAALLIIILRQENISI; encoded by the coding sequence GTGATACTCCGATGGATAGAGATGGTCATCCCCGAGAAGGAGAGGCCGGGGCTGGAGAGGGTCCTGACGAGGGGCGGCCTTGAGATCATGGGGATATGGATCGAGCCGGTCCTGGGGATCTGGGAGAGGCCGGTGATGGGCGTCTGGATGAGGAGCTTCGACGAGAGGATGATCCTGGTCAGGATCCTCGTCCCGGCGGAGAACTCCGAGGCGGTCATCAACATGCTGGATGCGCGGTTCAGGAGGAACGATGGCTACAGGATGGTCGTCCTCCCGGTGACGGCATCCCTCCCCCGGCCCCCGATCGACGAGGCGGAGAGGAGAGAGCCCGCCCCCAAAGAGAAGAACAAGAAGGGAAGCCAGCGGATCGGAAGGGAGGAGCTCTACGCTGAGGTCGCCTCGGTGGGGGTCTCCCGGGTCTACGTCTTCATGGTAATCCTATCCTCCATCGTCGCCGCCTTCGGCGTTTTGAAGAACAACGTCGCCGTGATCATCGGGGCCATGGTCATCGCCCCCCTCCTCCTCCCGAACGTATCCTTCTCCCTGGCGACGATCCTGGGGGACCGGGGGCTCGCCGTCAGGGCTCTAAAGGCGAACGTGGTGGGGGTGGGAACCGCCATCGCCTTCTCCTACCTCCTCGGCACCTTCCTCCCCGTCGACCCGGAGATCCCGGAGATCGCCTCCAGGACCGGGGTGGGGCTCGGCGAGGTCGCCCTAGCCCTCGCCTCGGGGAGCGCTGGGGCCCTCGCCTTCACCACGGGGGTCTCCGCCACCCTCATCGGGGTGATGGTCGCCGTAGCCCTCCTCCCGCCCCTCGTCGCCTTCGGCCTTCTGATGGGCTCGGGGCACGAGAGCCTCGCCTGGGGGGCGATGCTCCTCTTCATCGCGAACTTCATCTCCGTCAACCTCTCGGGGGTGGCCACCTTCCTGGCCCAGGGGATAAGGCCCTCGAAATGGTCCGAGGCGCGGAGGGCGAAGAGGGCCTCGATCGTGGCGATGGTCCTCTGGCTCATTATGCTGGCAGCCCTATTGATCATAATCCTGCGGCAAGAGAACATCTCGATATGA
- the corA gene encoding magnesium/cobalt transporter CorA encodes MARGFRIRTNKVGLPPGTVVHVGEERTGPVRITVIDYDQDHLREFCPTSLDMLAEFRSSPTVTWIKVVGVHTPEVIEEIGRSFEIHPLVLEDIVHTDQRPKMEDYDDRVFIVLRLLSRVEGEGGRGEIRSEQLSLIVGRGLLISFQETDMDVFEPARDRIRKSKGKIRRLGADYLAYSLIDAVVDSYFLILEEVGEELEVLEEELLGGPTPEAAQEIHRLKRDMIFLRRSIWPLREVISRLSRGESEIFTEPTEIYLRDVYDHTVQAIEAIETFREVLSGMLEIYLSSISNRMNEVMKVLTIIATIFIPLTFVAGIYGMNFDYMPELRWQWGYPAVLLFMLISGVIMLLYFRRRRWI; translated from the coding sequence ATGGCCCGGGGCTTCAGGATAAGAACAAATAAGGTGGGCCTTCCGCCGGGAACCGTGGTCCACGTCGGGGAGGAGAGGACCGGGCCCGTCCGGATCACCGTCATCGACTACGACCAGGACCACCTCCGGGAGTTCTGCCCCACCTCCCTCGATATGCTGGCCGAGTTCAGGTCGAGCCCCACCGTCACCTGGATAAAGGTCGTTGGGGTCCACACCCCTGAGGTGATAGAGGAGATAGGCCGCTCCTTTGAGATCCACCCCCTCGTCCTGGAGGACATCGTCCACACCGACCAGAGGCCGAAGATGGAGGACTACGACGATCGGGTCTTCATCGTTCTGAGGCTCCTATCGAGGGTCGAGGGCGAGGGCGGCCGGGGGGAGATCAGGTCGGAGCAGCTGAGCCTGATCGTCGGCCGGGGGCTTCTCATATCCTTCCAGGAGACGGATATGGACGTCTTCGAGCCCGCCCGAGACCGGATCAGGAAGTCGAAGGGTAAGATCAGGAGGCTGGGGGCGGACTATCTCGCCTACTCCCTGATCGACGCCGTCGTCGACAGCTACTTCTTGATCCTGGAGGAGGTGGGGGAGGAGCTGGAGGTCCTGGAGGAGGAGCTCCTCGGAGGCCCCACCCCGGAGGCCGCCCAGGAGATCCACAGGTTGAAGCGGGATATGATATTTCTCAGGAGGTCGATCTGGCCCCTTCGGGAGGTGATAAGCCGCCTCTCCCGGGGCGAGTCGGAGATCTTCACCGAGCCGACGGAGATCTACCTCCGGGACGTCTACGACCACACCGTCCAGGCGATCGAGGCGATCGAGACCTTCCGGGAGGTCCTCTCGGGGATGCTGGAGATATATCTTTCCAGCATCAGCAACCGGATGAACGAGGTGATGAAGGTCCTGACGATCATCGCCACCATCTTCATACCCCTCACCTTCGTCGCCGGGATCTACGGGATGAACTTCGACTACATGCCCGAGCTCCGCTGGCAGTGGGGCTATCCGGCGGTCCTCCTCTTCATGCTCATATCCGGGGTGATCATGCTCCTCTACTTCAGGAGGAGGAGATGGATCTGA
- a CDS encoding mechanosensitive ion channel family protein, which produces MLKRFLPLLLITALAAALGALHHLHPNPLLQKAFLTAVAVGLIHILFKHLFEDLLIGRITASKTRYSFRKTVSIIYLVVLAAVVLNIWIETTQSLLVSYGIIAAGLAVALQDIFKNFFGGVVIFVTGIYRVGDRVEMDSRMGDVIDIDVLYTTLMEMGEWMSGDQATGRLTMIPNGYVLSGLVNNYTKDHPFLWDEISIPITYDSDWREAVTTILSVVRRETDDVGREAETSISSLEEKYYLPRKVTEPAVFVTMTDNWINFNIRYVTVVRERRMTKDRLSRRILEQIEGSENIKLASTTIDIVGFPEIRLRDHDDRI; this is translated from the coding sequence ATGCTCAAGAGGTTCCTCCCCCTCCTCCTCATAACCGCCCTGGCGGCAGCCCTGGGAGCCCTCCATCACCTCCATCCTAACCCCCTCCTCCAGAAGGCCTTCCTCACCGCCGTCGCCGTCGGCCTGATCCACATCCTCTTCAAACATCTCTTCGAGGATCTCCTCATCGGGAGGATAACCGCCTCCAAGACCAGGTACTCCTTCAGAAAGACCGTCTCGATAATTTACCTGGTGGTCCTCGCCGCCGTCGTATTGAACATCTGGATCGAGACGACCCAGAGCCTCCTCGTCTCCTACGGGATCATCGCCGCTGGCCTCGCCGTCGCCCTCCAGGACATATTCAAGAACTTCTTCGGAGGGGTGGTCATCTTCGTCACCGGGATATACCGGGTCGGAGACAGGGTCGAGATGGACTCCAGGATGGGGGACGTCATCGACATAGACGTCCTATACACCACCCTCATGGAGATGGGAGAGTGGATGTCGGGTGACCAGGCCACCGGGAGGCTTACAATGATCCCAAACGGCTACGTCCTCTCGGGTTTGGTCAACAACTACACCAAAGACCACCCCTTCCTCTGGGACGAGATCAGCATCCCCATAACCTACGACAGCGACTGGAGGGAGGCGGTGACGACGATCCTCTCCGTCGTCAGGAGGGAGACTGATGACGTCGGCAGAGAAGCGGAGACGAGCATCTCTAGCCTCGAAGAGAAGTATTATCTCCCAAGGAAGGTGACGGAGCCGGCCGTATTCGTAACCATGACAGACAACTGGATCAACTTCAATATAAGATACGTGACGGTGGTGAGGGAGAGGAGGATGACCAAGGACCGCTTGAGCCGGAGGATCCTCGAACAGATCGAGGGCTCTGAAAATATAAAGCTCGCCTCCACCACCATAGACATCGTCGGATTTCCCGAGATCAGGCTTCGTGATCACGATGACCGGATTTAA
- a CDS encoding calcium/sodium antiporter: MLSVLLWGLIFVGSLAVLVKASDVFTDSAERIGVGFGISPFIIGVTIVAVGTSTPELVSSVLAVIKGSPEIVAGNVMGSNVTNIFLILGISAIVGKKMVTSYELANVDLPLFVGSALLLSLMVGDGAFTLPEALLCLACLLVYLLYAVSVERVAEEARDRTMEELEAAGVGHPKKRRLDPRVYLKLFLSVVFLYIGANYTVVSVVKLSEIVGIGTEIIAASAVALGTSLPELVVSVKAAAMNKPELAIGNIIGSNIFNALGIMGISALFGTVVIPETITAFVMPMMIVATLLYFVVIWEKEMTHWEGWMLVIFYAFFLGKLFALF; the protein is encoded by the coding sequence ATGCTCTCCGTCCTCCTATGGGGACTGATCTTCGTCGGGAGCCTCGCCGTCCTGGTGAAGGCCTCGGACGTCTTCACCGACTCCGCCGAGAGGATCGGCGTCGGCTTCGGCATATCCCCCTTCATCATCGGGGTGACGATAGTCGCCGTGGGGACCTCGACCCCGGAGCTCGTCTCTTCGGTCCTGGCGGTTATCAAGGGCTCCCCGGAGATCGTGGCCGGGAACGTCATGGGCTCGAACGTGACGAACATATTCCTCATCCTGGGGATCTCCGCCATCGTCGGAAAGAAGATGGTGACGAGCTACGAGCTCGCCAACGTCGATCTTCCCCTCTTCGTCGGCTCGGCGCTCCTCCTCTCCCTGATGGTCGGCGACGGCGCCTTCACCCTCCCCGAGGCGCTGCTCTGCCTCGCCTGTCTCCTCGTTTACCTCCTCTACGCCGTCAGCGTCGAGAGGGTGGCGGAGGAGGCGAGGGATAGGACGATGGAGGAGCTGGAGGCCGCAGGGGTGGGCCACCCCAAGAAGAGAAGGCTCGATCCCCGGGTCTACCTGAAGCTATTCCTAAGCGTCGTCTTCCTCTACATAGGGGCGAACTACACCGTCGTATCGGTGGTGAAGCTCTCGGAGATCGTCGGGATCGGGACCGAGATCATCGCCGCCAGCGCCGTCGCCCTGGGGACCTCCCTCCCGGAGCTGGTGGTGAGCGTCAAGGCCGCCGCCATGAACAAGCCGGAGCTGGCCATCGGAAACATCATCGGCTCGAACATCTTCAACGCCCTGGGGATCATGGGGATCTCGGCGCTCTTCGGGACGGTGGTGATCCCCGAGACGATAACAGCCTTCGTCATGCCGATGATGATCGTCGCCACCCTCCTCTACTTCGTCGTGATATGGGAGAAGGAGATGACCCACTGGGAGGGTTGGATGCTGGTGATATTCTACGCCTTCTTCCTGGGGAAGCTCTTCGCCCTCTTCTGA
- a CDS encoding ABC transporter permease — MISLNIYAIYSLWLREMIRFFRLKSRVFGSLAPPFFFLAFLGFGFRSAAMPAIPEGVDYISFLAPGIIGMTLLFSSTFGGLSMLWDREFGFLREIMVAPVSRLSIVIGRTAGGVTTAVLQGLIILVPGVAMGLEISGLPGLLLALVFMVLIATTFNSLGLAFASRMKDMSGFSLIMNFMVFPLFLLSGALFPISNLPPWLRTLSYLDPLTYGVDGLRGSLVGASSFSLAFDLAILTACSIAALGLGAYLFERSDVE; from the coding sequence ATGATCTCGCTGAACATCTACGCCATCTACAGCCTGTGGCTGCGGGAGATGATCCGCTTCTTCAGGCTCAAGAGCCGGGTCTTCGGCTCCCTGGCCCCGCCCTTCTTCTTCCTCGCCTTCCTCGGCTTCGGCTTCCGGTCGGCGGCAATGCCTGCGATCCCCGAGGGCGTAGACTACATCAGCTTCCTCGCCCCCGGGATAATAGGGATGACGCTCCTCTTCTCCTCCACCTTCGGGGGGCTCTCGATGCTCTGGGACCGGGAGTTCGGCTTCCTCCGGGAGATCATGGTCGCCCCGGTATCCAGGCTCTCCATCGTCATCGGGAGGACCGCGGGCGGCGTCACCACCGCCGTTTTGCAGGGGCTCATAATCCTCGTCCCCGGCGTCGCCATGGGCCTGGAGATCTCCGGCCTTCCGGGCCTTCTCCTCGCCCTCGTCTTCATGGTCCTCATCGCCACCACCTTCAACAGCCTCGGCCTCGCCTTCGCCTCCAGGATGAAGGACATGTCCGGCTTCTCATTGATCATGAACTTCATGGTCTTCCCGCTCTTCCTCCTCTCCGGCGCCCTGTTTCCGATATCAAACCTCCCTCCGTGGCTTCGGACCCTCTCCTACCTCGACCCCCTCACCTACGGCGTCGACGGCCTCCGGGGGTCCCTCGTCGGCGCGAGCTCCTTTTCCCTCGCCTTCGACCTCGCGATCCTGACGGCGTGCAGCATAGCGGCCCTGGGGCTCGGAGCCTACCTATTCGAGAGGAGCGACGTGGAGTGA